The Acidobacteriota bacterium genome contains the following window.
AGATCAACCATATTCTCGCGTCGCCCAAAGATAACGGACTTATCGAACTGATCGTTCGTCGTCCAAAGGGGAACAAACGCGAGGTTTTGGAGAGTGGGATGCTTAATGTCGAAACTGGCCTCGTCGGCGACAATTGGCTGACTCGCGGCAGTTCGCGGACAGGTAACGGGCTCGGGCATCCTGAGATGCAGCTCAATTTGATGAATTATCGCTTTGCCGAGCTGATCGCTGGTGATCGGCATCGAGTTCCGCTAGCTGGGGATCAGTTCTTTGTCGATCTGGATCTGAGCGGTGAGAATTTGCCGGTCGGCACGCGACTTTTGATCGGCGAAGCTCTGATCGAGGTGACGTCGGTGCCGCATCTCGGCTGTAAAAAATTTGTTGAGCGTTTTGGCATGGACGCTATGAAATATGCGAATTCCGAATTCGGCCGGAAACATAACCTCCGCGGAATCAATGCAAAGGTGGTCAGCGGGGGCCGTGTCGCTGCTGGCGGTACTATTCAGATCGTGAGGTAGGGAATGTTTAGGTCAATAAGTTTTATCTCGTTTCTCGTTTTGGCGGCTTTTCCAGGACTCGTATTTTCACAGGAGGCCGCAGCCACGGCGCCGAAAAGTAACTACGAACGCGTGCTGGAAACACCGGGAAGTGTGGTGCTTGCGAAAAAATACCCGGTCGGTAATCCTAAGTTTGGCCTCTCTGTGACGGTTTCTTATCGGATCGATGCGCAAGCGGATCGCTTCTACACGCTTGACGGCGGAACCACATTTTCGATAGATATGCACAATCTGCCGAAACTGATCAACGATCTTGAGATCTTTAACGTCCAGATGAAAGCCGCCGACGGTAAAGATGGCGAGAATGTCTTCTTCCGCTATTCAGATAAGTTTTGGGTGAGTTTCTATTCGTTCGCCGATGAAAAGGGCAAGCAGCAACCGCAGACGCTGTATTTTAACCCCGGCCGTTTTGAAAGCTCAGGCAAAGGAACCGAAAAAGTCCTTAGCGAATACATCGAAGCTCTGAAAGCAGGACTCGCTAAAATGCAGGATCTGCAAAAAGCTAAAAATTAAGAATTAATAGAAGATGAAACGATGAAATTTGTAGTGAAAATTACGCTTCTCGCGGCATGCCTCGTATTTATCGGAGCGTCGTCGGCCGTTTCGGCTCAGAACATGGCGGGAACGGTGGTGACCAAGGAGATCAAGTTTGCGAAGGGCAAACACGAGGCTATCGTCTCCGGCACCGCCAAATACGGCATGAGCTATGTTTACAAGCTCGGTGCAAATGCGGGCCAGACGATCGAAATCGAACTGGTCGGCAAAAGCTCAGAGCTGATCTTCTCTCTCATGGCCCCGCCGCCGGACGAAGACACGATCGCAACTATGGTTAAAACCTACAACGGCGACCTGCCAATGAACGGCAAATACATGATCGTCGTTGTGATGAACGACGAAAAATCCGTCGGTGTGCCGTTTACGTTGAAGGTGAAGATAAAATAGGATCGGTGATCGTATGAGTAATATAGAAATTCTTGAACAAGCGCTGAAGCTGAGGCCGGATGAAAGATACAAAGTGGTTGAAGGTTTGTTAAACAGCCTAGATGTTCCGGACAGCGATCTCGACGAGATATGGGCTGATGAAGCCGAACATAGACTGAAGGCATATCGAGAAGGCCGGTTAGGGAGCGTATCGATGGAAGAGATCTTCGGTTCTGACGTATGAAGGTTCGGTTTTCAACTTTAGCTCAACAAGAACTGGACGATGCCGTTTTGTATCTTGGACTTGAGTTCGAGGGACTTGGCGAAAGGTTCAAGTCTGAGGTTAAAGCGGCGGTGTTGAGGATCGCTCGATATCCGCAAGCTTGGTCCGTCGAAAGAGGTGAAGTTAGAAAGTGTCTCCTGCACAAGTTTCCTTATAAATTACTCTATTCGATCGAATCCGATCATATTTTTATTTTAGCTATCGCGCACCAGCACCGGCGACCCGATTATTGGATCGACAGGCTTGCTTAGCGGACTGCAATTGAAGATCGCCACCTGGAATATTAACTCGATAGGTTCGCGCATCCAGCATGTAATTGACTGGTGCGAGGCGAATCAGCCTGATGTTCTTTGTTTGCAGGAGACGAAATGTGTTGACGAGAAGTTCCCACTTCAGCGGTTTAAGCAGATCGGGTTTGAGCATATTGCGGTTCATGGCGAGAAGGCTTATAACGGTGTTGCGATCGTGTCGAAGCTGCCGCTCGATGATGTGCAGAAAAACTTTGTGGACAACGACGCGAGTGAGTCAAAACGTCTCATCGCAGCAACGATCGATGGCATTCGGGTTGTGAATGCTTATGTTCCGCATGGAACTAAGTTCGGGAGCGATAAATTTGTTTACAAACTCGATTGGATAGCCAAGTTGCGAAAGCTGTTTGACGATAATTTTGAGACCGACGACGAAGTCCTATTATGCGGCGATATCAACGTCGCTCCGCATGAGATGGACGTTTGGAACCCGCAGCTTTGGCGTAACAAAATGCATTTTTCGAAGCCGGAACGGGACGCGATCCTGGATCTGAAAAAATGGGGTTTCGTCGACCTTTTTCGACAATTGAACGGCAGCGAACGTGAGTTTTCGTGGTGGAGCAATTTTCATCATGATTTTGAAAAGGATCGCGGACTTCGCATTGACCACATCTGGGCCTCGCCCCCGTTGGCTGAGGTCTGTACTGATTGCTGGATAGATAAAGGGCCTCGCGGATTGGAAAAGCCAAGCGACCACGCTCCGGTTGTGGCGGAATTCAATATTTAAAGAATCTATGCTGCGTTTGATCCGAAAAACTATTTTCCTCACCGGCTGCTTTGTCATATCGGCGTCAGCCTCATTTGCACAAAGCCCGCCCGTCGATATCAACTCGCCCAAAGTAAAACGGGCTCTCGAATTCATAAGATCCATCGAGCCCGAGACCATCGAGGAACAGATCAAAACTGCCGAGATCCCGGCACCGACATTCAAAGAAGGCAACAGAGCGAAATACTACAAGCAGAGGTTCACCGAGCTAGGCCTTTCAAACGTGCGGATCGACGCGGTTGGAAACGTGATAGGCGAGCGGTCTGGAACCGATCCGTCGCAAACGCTCGTGATCGCGGCGCATCTCGACACAGTTTTTCCCGAAGGAACAGATGTAAAGGTCAGGCGGAACGGCAACATCCTCACGGGGCCCGGAATTGGCGACGACGCTAGAGGTTTGGCGGTGATACTTGCCATCGTCAGAGCGTTGAATGAAGCCAGAATTGAGACGAAAGGAAACATGATCTTCGTCGCCGACGTTGGCGAGGAAGGCCTCGGTAACCTAAATGGCGTTGGGCACATTGTGAAAGAGGAACTCAAGGGCAAGATCACGCATTTCATCGGCCTTGACGCGTCCGGTTATGACATCGTGAACCGCGAGATCGGCAGCAATCGATATCGTGTGACTTTTCGCGGGCCGGGCGGGCACAGCTATTTCGAATTCGGGCGTCCAAGCGCTATCCATGCCCTCGGCCGGGCCATTGATAAGATTGCAAAATTAACTGTGCTAAAAGATCCGCGAACGACCTACAATGTCGGTAAGATCGAAGGCGGCACAACGGTAAACTCGATCGCCCAGACAGCTTCTATGGAAGTCGATCTGCGGTCGATCAGTGCAGGCGAATTGGAAAAACTTGATGCGAATTTCAAAAAAGCCGTGCAAAGGTCGCTCGAAGAGGAAAACTCGTCGAAGACCGATGCGGCGAGGCTGACCGTCGAGATCCAGATGATCGGTCAGCGTCCTGTCGGGCTGCAAGCTCCGGATGCACCGATCGTTCAGGCAATACTCGCCGCTGACAAGGCTCTCGGCATCACGCCGAACCTGACCGCGAGCAGCACGGATTCGGGAATGCCGATGCGGTTTGGGATTCCGGCGGTGACGATCGGCTCGGGCGGCAAGTGGCAGGGAATGCATTCGGTTGGCGAGATTTTTGACTCTACGGACAGCTATCTTGGTACGCAGCGCGTATTGACGGCTATACTGGCGATTATTGGGATGAAGAAGTAGTTGGAGAAATTATGAACTTGTTTGGTCGAATTTCAACTCTGATCCTGGTCTGCCTGGTTATCGTTTCCTCGGCAGCTGCGCAGAAAAAACCGGCGGCCTTTAGCACGAGCGGCTATTACGAGGGGATAAAGATGTCTAGCCGTGAATCCGGCGACTCTTACGGCATCTCGATCTACCTGACGCAGTCGGCTAACGATACATTTGCACTCGTGACCGAGGCACCGGGCGGTACGATCAATAGCCCCGTCCTGGTCAAAGCGAAAATGACGGGAAAGGACATGCGCACCATCGAATTCACCCTTCCCGGCGATAATGGGGATCGCCAGTTCAAGGGAATCGTAGCGGCAGCCTCTTTGACCACGAAATACTTCGACAAAAAGATCGTGCTCAAGCGCGCGTGCGGCGGGACGTTCAGCAACATATCGACAGGCAGCGGCGGCGATGTCGGCGGGATGGAGTTTTACATTACCGACAGCGGCGGCAACTGGTTCGTGCTTGCTGCTGAAGCGGAAGGCGAGCTGAAGGATCCGGTCCTCGTTCCCGCTGAAGTCACCGGCAAAAACTACGACAAGATCTCATTCAGCCTCGGCGACCGCAAATTCACCGGCACGAGAGGAACGACCGTGCTGACCCTCAATGAGGGCGGAACCAAAACGGTTTTCAAGCAGAAATGCTACAAATAGCGAGAAACATTATGAACAAAATGAAATTGAGAGCGATCCCACTCGCGATGTTCGTTTTTTGCATGAGCATTGCCATTAATGCTCAAAGCCCGGCGCCAGTTGTCCAGAATAAATGCGCGAAATTAAAGATGGCCGCAGGCGAAGAAGACGCCGATATGGGCGGAAAGCGTTATCAGAAGTTCATTTTCACAAATATGTCGGATCAACCGTGCACACTCAGGGGGTTTCCGACGTTTGTTGTCCTGAACAAGGCAGGACAGGCTCTCGCGAACGGCAAGGCGAAATACAGCAACGATTATCCGAACGGCTTGGCAGAAAGTGACCGCAAACCTGTTGCTGTAACACTCGAGCCCGGTAAAACGGCATGGTTTCAGATCTATTACAACGATGGTATGGCTCTAGATCACAAAGGCCCGTATCCAAAAGCTTACAAATTCCTCATTACCGCCCCGAAAGGCGATAAGGCGTTTGTGACGAGAACCGATATTCAGCCCTGCTGCGGCATAACCGTCGGATCGATCCGTGGTGATGAGCCGGAATAAAAAACAATTGCTCCAAAAAATTTAACCGCAGGTGACGTAGATAACGCAGATCTCCATCGATTTTCAGTGATCTATCTGCGTTATCCGCGCGCCGGATTTCCGTGGCCAAAAAAAGATGGTTCGCATTACGTGTCGTCATACAATCGAAATCATGGCATATTCGCGTGTTGTGGATATGCGTGGCGGCGTATGTTAGGTTCGAAACAAAACCGTAAAAGCTCAAAATACCTATGCGTTTAAAACAACTTACCGCTCTTAGTCTTATTTCCTTGATCCTTGCCAGTTCGATCGCTGCGCAAGAGCCGGTCGATGCCGCGATGAATGCAAAGATCCGCGACGAAGGCCTCAACCGGTCACAGGTTTTGAAAACCTTTGAGCATTTTACCGAGGTGATCGGGCCAAGATTGACCGGTTCGCCGGCGGCTAAGACGGCGGCGGCGTATTCGCAGTCGCGGTTGAAGGAGTGGGGATTGAGCGATCCACGGCTTGAGCCGTGGGAATTCGGCCGCGGCTGGACGCTGGAAAAGCAGACGGTCGAAATGATCGAGCCTCGCTATATGCCGCTCGTTGGTTACGCCGAGGCTTGGTCCGCATCGACTGCGGGTGAGATCGTGGCCACACCAGTTCTTGTTGGCAATAAAACTGCCGCCGATCTCGAAAAAATGAAAGGCCAGCTCAAGGGTGCTATCGTATTGAGCCAGCCGCTGCAGGATTCGTTCGAGCGGATCGACCGCAAGCAGCCGACGGCGTTCGAAGAAGCCGTGCCGATCGGCCAGCCGCGTCCACCTCAAGGTTCTTCACCATTCATCACACCGGCCGCGATGAATAAAGCCTTATTTGAAACAGGTGCAGGCGTCATCCTTCGGCCGAATCGCGGGGAACACGGCACGATGTTCATCCTCGGCCGCGACAATGCCGAAGCGGCGATGCCGAGCGTGATACTCAGCGCCGAGCATTACAACATGATCGTCCGCATGCTCGAACTCGGTGTGAAGGTAAAGCTGCGGGTCAACGTGCAGACCAAATATCACACAGAGGACAAAAATGGATACAACGTCCTCGCCGAACTTCCAGGCTCAGATCTCAAGGACGAGACCGTAATGATAGGAGCACATCTCGATTCGTGGCATTCCGGAACTGGTGCGGCCGACAACGCCGATGGATCTGCCGCCGCTCTCGAAGCAATGAGAATACTTAAAGCTATCGGGGCGAAACCGCGACGCACGATCAAGGTCGCTATCTGGAGCGGTGAGGAGCAAGGATTATTCGGTTCGCAGAGGTGGGTAACAAAAAACTTAGCAGGAGATGCGAACAAAGCCGCGAGAGAAAAATTTGACGTCTATTTCAACCAGGATCCGGGCAGCGGGCCGATCTATGGCTGGTATCTTGAGAATAACTCAGCCGTAAAACCTATCTTCGACGCCTGGCTGGAGCCATTCAGAGACCTCGGTGCGCGTAAGAACATCATTCAGCCCATAGGCAGCACCGACCACGTATCATTCAACCGTGCCGGCGTCCTGGGCTTTAACGCCGTCCAGAACTACGACCTCTACGACACGCGGGTGCATCATACGAATATGGACACCTTCGAACGTGTGAGCGAAAATGATCTTAAGCAATCGGCTATTGTCCTCGCGTCCTTTGCTTATCATGCTGCAATGCGGGCAGAAAGGATCCCCGCCGGATCAGTAAAATAATCGGCCTTGCCCGATCCCGGATGTTTATGCGACCAATTCTTATCATCGTATCTCTTTTTATTTGCAGCCTCGCGGCTCCTGCGCAGAAGCGTGTCGAAACTGGTTTTCTAAACAGGTCTCTTGTTCTCAATAAGCTTGAGTACCGCTATCAGGTCTATGTGCCTCGTGAATTCTCCAAGGCACAAAAATGGCCGGTGATCGTAGCTCTTCATGGGGGCGGCGAATATGGAAACGATGGTCTAAAGCAAACGCAGGTTGGCCTGGCGACTGCAGTTCGCCTTCATCCGGAACGGTTTCCCGCGATAATCGTCTTTCCTCAGGCTAAACCTGACGGCACGCCCGGCTGGCAGCTCGATGGCGGAAAAGCCGCTATGCAGGCGCTGGATAATGCTGTCAAGGAATTTAATGGCGACCGGTCGCGCCTTTACCTGACGGGTTATTCTGCGGGCGGAAACGGAACATGGTTTCTTGGCTCAAGATACGCCGACAGATTTGCGGCGCTCGTCGTCGTATGCGGATTTGTATCCGACTTTAAGAGCCCGTCAAACGGCATTATGTACCCGGCAATAATTCCGTCGGTCAGCCGCGGAGAAATATACCCGAGTCTCGCCGCCAAGGTTGCTCGCATACCGATCTGGATCTTGCACGGGAACAAGGACGATATAGTCTTGCCGGAAGATTCCCGTCAGATGGAGGCGGCCCTCAAGAAGGTCGGGGCCGACGTTCGCTACACCGAGATCCCTGGAGCCAATCACAACGCCTGGGATCCATCTTACGGAAGGGCCGACGTCATCGAATGGATGTTGAAACAGCGAAAGTAATAGATTACCTCCGCGAAACCTATCGCTTTAATAGTTCACGGATACGCTTTAATAGCTGCGGCATCAGCGTGGTAGTTTTTAGCAGCGAGCCAGACGCAAACTTGGTCGCAAATCCGCGGAATGTTTCGACCGCGGTAGCAGAATAAGGCATCCACCACGCATCTGGCAGCAAGGCGAGTTTGTTGATGTGAATATGCTGGGGCTGGACGAGTTCCATCAGGCCTTCGCGACCGTGGGTGCGGCCGAGGCCGGAATTTTTGAAGCCGCCCCACGGCGTTTGGCCGATGCCGTGGGTGTACAGAACTTCGTTGATGCAGACCGAGCCGGCTTCGATCTGACGTGCGACGCGTTCGCCTTTGGCACGGTCGCGGGTCCAGACGCTGGCGGTAAGGCCGAATTCGCTGTCGTTGGCAAGGCGGATCGCTTCTTCCTCGGTAGAAAACGTCGCTATCGGCAGCGTCGGGCCGAACGTTTCTTCCTGCATCGCGCGCATATCGTTGTTGGCGTTTGTAATGACGGTTGGTTCGTAGAAAAGGCCTTCGAATTCGGGATTGCGTCTTCCGCCGATCTCAATTTTTGCTCCAGAAGCACGGAAATCCTCGACGTGATCCTCGACGATCTTGATCTGCCGTTCTGATGACATTGCTCCGACCGAAACGTCCTCACGATCGCCAAATCCCTGCTTGAGTCGTTTTGTTTTTTCCACGATCTTCCGCGTAAGTTCCGCTGCGACACTTTCCTGCACGTAAAGCCGCTCTACCGATGAGCAAGACTGGCCGCTGTTACAAAACGCTCCCCAGACGGCGGCTCTGGCAGCAAGTTCGAGATTGGCGTCAGCGAAGACGATCATCGGGTCCTTGCCGCCGAGTTCGAGCACGACGGAAGTGAGATTCTTTGCGGCCGCAGCCGCGATCTTTTTTCCAGTGGCGACCGAGCCGGTGAACATTATTTTGTCAGGAGCCGCTTCGACGAGGGCGGCCCCGGTCGAGCCGTCGCCGGTCACGACCTGAACCGCGTTCTGCGGAAATCCGGCTTTCTCAAATATATCGCGGATCTTTACCCCCACGAGCGGCGTTAGTTCTGACGGCTTGATCACAACCGTATTTCCGGCCATCAAAGCCATGACAGCTTCGCCGAGCGGAATCGAAAACGGATAATTCCACGCCGGAATTATCCCCACAACGCCGAGAGGCTGATAGATGATCTTCGACGAGCGGCCCATCAGTGCGTAGAGCCCGATGCCGATTTTTGCTGGCTTTAAAAGCTTTTCCGTGTTCCGCGCAAAATACTGCATCAGATCTAGAACCGGTGCGATCTCCATCGCGATCGCCTCGCCGAAGGGCTTCCCGGATTCTCGCGAGATCAGGTGAGCGATCTCGTCGACCTCAGCTAGTATCACCTCGCGGGCACGCATCATCAGATCGCGTCTGGCGGCAAATGAAGTCTGTCGCCATTCACGAGAAGCAGCACGCGAAAGAGTGACCGCTTTCTGGACATCTTCAGCCGACGAAATGCGTACGCGGCCGACCTCTTCGCCGGTTGCGGGGTTGTAGGAAATTATCGTCTTTTCTGCGGAGTCGGCTGTAGCGATCATGGTTGTGTTACTTCCTCTCACAAGGTCTTCCGGCTGCTTCTTTGGTCGTTCCGCGTTGGATCGTGCTGTCGAGCTTGTTTCCGCAAATGACGGCGGCTTTATGATCGTTGCTGATGTTACCCTTCTGAGCGTGCGAGAGCGTGTTGTTGCGGATGATATTTCCGCCCTTGTCATAATCTGCCGCGTCGCTTTTGAGCTTGACGTTGACGCCGAAGCTCTCGGTTATCAGGTTTCCCTCGACTACATTATTATCACCGCGAAGCTCGACATTGCTACCCGAGAATTCAGCGGGCTCCAGATTATACCGGCATTCATTGCCCGCGAAAACGTTGCGGTTGGCGTTTTCCTTTACGTTAAAACATTCTGAGCCGTAGGTGTTGATGATGTTTCGCCTCGCGATATTGTTATTCGACGTATCATTTGCGTACATCGGCTGAGTTGTCGATTTCGGGCTCGTGCCGATGTAGATCGCTTCGCCATTATGGTATCTGAAGCTGTCTACCCCTCGGTCTTTGGTAAACATTCCACAGTATTCGATCACGGAATCCGATATCTCGTTATGATGAGCGCCGTTGCGTAGGCGGATGCACTCACCGCCGGCACCGCGCAGATACATGTTCATGATCTTGATGCCGGTCAGGTATCTGGTCGCATCGTCGCTGCCGATGTAGATAAGCTTGCTGTCCTTGATGATCGACCGATTTTCGTCCTTAAATGCAGTGACCTTTGACGGGTCGGTCGGATACGCTTTTCCCGCTAACGCCTCCTGGCCGTCGATCGCAAAACCTTCGAACCTGTAATAGCTGTGATCGATATTCACTATTCGGCCAGATCCGTAAAGGATGGTTTTGTAACGCCTATCCTTCGACTTGGCATTGTCGCCGCCGCGAACGACGATCGGAGCGGCTTCGGAGCCGTTGATTCTTGTCGTGAGCGTTTCGTGGTAGATGCCGGGCGAGAGATCAATGCTGGTCCCGGGCTTCGCCACGTCAAGGGCGTGTTGGATGGTCCTGAAAGCGGTCTTCGCGGTTTTGCCGTCGTGCTTGTCGTCACCAGCGGGCGAAACATAAATCGTTTTTTGTGCGGAAGCAGAACACGCTAAGGTGACAACTAGTAGGATCGTAAAAACAAGGTTTGGAAAAAACTTCATTCAGCCCAGATTATAACGCAATTTGGCAGGGTATGCTCAGCAAGTGCACCACCGCGTCGAAAATAGTCCTTGACAAGCTTTGTGCCGATGGTTATTCTGCTGAAGAGGTAAAATACCGAATGATTGACGGCATAGACGAACAAATACTAACGATACTACAAAACGATGCGCGTATTTCGAACGCCGAGATCGCGAGGCAGATCGGGCTGGCTCCTTCGGCGGTATTGGAGCGGATTCGCAAATTAGAGGACCGCGGCATCATTCGCGGTTATCGTACTGAGATCGATCCGCGGGCGGTCGAATTTGGGCTGACGGTCTTTGTCACGGTGAAGACCAGTGAATGCGGAAGCGAAGCCGAAGAGGCTCTCGCGGCGATCCCAGAGGTGCTTGAGGTCCACGATGTCGCTGGCGAAGACTGCTTTTTGCTTAAGATCCGTACCAAAGATACTGACGCGCTAACAAAACTACATCGCGAAAAAATAAGGACGATACCGAGCGTGGTCAGCACGAAAACCATCGTCGTTCTGCAAACATACAAGGAAACGACCGCTTTGCATCTGGAAGGTAAAGCACGCAAGGGGTGAAGTGATGAGCGCGGTTAGAACAGCAGATGAAAAACAGAAACTGATCTTTTTGATCGCAGCATTCGCGGCGGTTTATTTGATCTGGGGATCCACATATCTTGCGATCAAATATGCGATCGAGACGCTGCCGACGTTTCTGATGGCGGGAGTTCGATTCCTGATCGCGGGCGGCATTTTGTACGGCTTCGCACGTTTGTCGCCAAGCTACGAAAAGCCTAAGGCGGTTCATTGGCGGACAAGCTTCATTGTTGGAGCGCTTTTGCTTGGCGTTGGAAACGGAGCAGTTGTTGTTGCCGAACATTATATTTCATCGAGCATGACGGCTTTGCTCATCGCCTCGAATCCATTTTGGATGGTGACGCTTGGTTGGATGTTCATGGGCCGCGGAAAGCCTAATTACAAGGTAACGCTTGGCCTGCTTATCGGATTTATCGGCGTCGCATTGCTTATTCTCGGCCGCCCGGACGCAGTGGGAGCGAGCGGCAATTCGCAATGGTTTGGCATCTTTATGGTCGTTATAGCAACGATCGGTTGGGCGTTCGGTTCGTTGTACGGAGCGACGGCTCCAACCGCGAGATCCAACGTCCTCGCCGCCGGAATGCAGATGCTGGCCGGCGGATTGATCCTGACGGTCGTCAGCGCGATCGCCGGTGAATGGCAAACATTCGATTACCGGGCAGTTTCGTCCACGTCATGGATAGCTCTGGCGTATCTGATATTTGTCGGTGCGTTGGTCGCCTATACTGCATATAGCTGGCTGATGCAGAATGCTTCCGCGTCGGCAGTTTCGACGTATGCTTATGTCAATCCGGTCGTGGCGGTCTTCCTCGGATGGATCATCGCCGGCGAATCGCTCACCGCTCAGATGCTGATCGGAGCCGCGATCATCGTCGTATCCGTGATGCTCGTCACGGCAAATAATAAGAAGAAACTTCAACCTAAAGAGGTCGAGATCCACGAATCGCTTACACCGACAAGCACCACTGCTTCAGCAGCAGCTTAAAAACGAAGAGGAAATTATGGCAACAGGAACATACAAAGCAACAGTTCGATACGCCGGTGACGATTTTTTCATCGGCACACCGCCGAGCGGACACGCTCAGCTAATGGACGCCAACGGCGAACGCAAAGCCGCCCCGACGCCGCTCGAGAATCTCCTCGTCGCCGTCGCCGGATGTACCGCATTCGACGTCGAGTCGATCCTGAAGAAAAAACGTCAGGATGTTACCGACTACCGCGTCGAGATCGAAGGCTGGCGTCGCGACGAAATGCCGAAGGCCTTTATCAAGCTCCACATCAAACACATCGTTACCGGCCGCAATATTTCAGAAAAGGCGGTCGCCGATGCTATCAGACTGTCGGACGAAACCTATTGTTCGGTCGCCGCAACGGTCAAGCCGACGGCTGAGATCACGACGAGTTACGAGATCGTGTTAGAACCCGCTGCGTAAGCAGTAAAAAGAAAATTAACCGCAGATAAACGGGGATGAGCGCAGATCAGAAAATATGATCTGCGCTCATCCGCGTTTATCTGCGGTGAAATTCTTTCGGGTTCGTCCGTCCGCCGCGAAGCTCTAGCCGAGCATTTTCTCGATCACACCATAGCTCGCTTCGATCGCTTCGCTCAATCTATACGGCTCCGTGCCGCCGCCTTCGGCCATGTCGGCTTTTCCGCCGCCGCGTCCGCCGACGATCGGGGCGATCTCGCGGATGATGTCGCCTGCCCTGACCTTTCCCGTAAGGTCGTCGGATACACGGACGATCAGGCCGACCTTGCCTTCGTCAGAGCGTCCGATGATAACGACGCCGGATTTGAGACGAGCTAGCAGTGTGTCTGAAAGCTGACGCGTACCATTCGCATCGAGCCCGTCAACTTGTTTTGCCAAAACCGTTACGCCGTTGATCTCACGCGGTTCGTTCTGCTCGCCGCCGTCTGCACCTTGAGCACCGAGAGCCATTTTGAGCTTTAGCTCATCCATTTCCTTGCGGGTCTTTTTGAGCTCTTCCTGCAGGCGAGCGATCGCGTTCGGCAGGTTGTCACGCTGAGTGTTGAGTTCGTGCAGGCTGCGTTCGATGAGGCGTTCATCTTCGCGGAAGCGTGAGAACGCGTCAAAGCCGGTGATCGCACGAATACGACGCACGCCGGAAGCGATCGCTTCGTCGCCGGTGATCTTAAAGCTGCCGATGTCGCCAGTTGCGCGGACGTGAGTTCCGCCGCATAGTTCTTTCGAGAAAACGCCGTCGCCAACACTCAAAACGCGTACCGCCGAACCATATTTCTCACCAAACAAAGCCATCGCCCCGCAGGCCATAGCTTCCTCGATCGCCATGACGTTTGTGTTGACCGGATCGTTTTTAAGAATGTAACGATTCACCAGGTCCTCGACCTCGGCGATCTCATCGGCGGTCATCGGCTGGTAATGGGTAAAATCGAACCGCAAAACGCTCGGCCCGACGACCGAACCCGCCTGTTTCACATGCGTTCCCAAAACTTCTCTCAATGCTGCATGAACGAGGTGCGTGGCGGTATGATTTCGCCGCGTCGCATCGCGTTTCTCGGCGTCGACCGTCGCGACGACCTCGTCACCGACCTCGAGCGAGCCAGCGAGTATCGAGACCTTGTGTATGATCAATCCCGAAACAGGTGAATAAGTGTCGGAAACGGTCGCTTTCGAAGCAACACCGCCCGTTTTTATCATCCCGCCGCTTTCGTCGCCCTTGCTAAAGGTCGTTTTCACGATAACGCCGGTATCGC
Protein-coding sequences here:
- the xth gene encoding exodeoxyribonuclease III produces the protein MKIATWNINSIGSRIQHVIDWCEANQPDVLCLQETKCVDEKFPLQRFKQIGFEHIAVHGEKAYNGVAIVSKLPLDDVQKNFVDNDASESKRLIAATIDGIRVVNAYVPHGTKFGSDKFVYKLDWIAKLRKLFDDNFETDDEVLLCGDINVAPHEMDVWNPQLWRNKMHFSKPERDAILDLKKWGFVDLFRQLNGSEREFSWWSNFHHDFEKDRGLRIDHIWASPPLAEVCTDCWIDKGPRGLEKPSDHAPVVAEFNI
- a CDS encoding MOSC domain-containing protein → MDGLLFNTHLTTAEIEQEINHILASPKDNGLIELIVRRPKGNKREVLESGMLNVETGLVGDNWLTRGSSRTGNGLGHPEMQLNLMNYRFAELIAGDRHRVPLAGDQFFVDLDLSGENLPVGTRLLIGEALIEVTSVPHLGCKKFVERFGMDAMKYANSEFGRKHNLRGINAKVVSGGRVAAGGTIQIVR
- a CDS encoding M20/M25/M40 family metallo-hydrolase, translated to MLRLIRKTIFLTGCFVISASASFAQSPPVDINSPKVKRALEFIRSIEPETIEEQIKTAEIPAPTFKEGNRAKYYKQRFTELGLSNVRIDAVGNVIGERSGTDPSQTLVIAAHLDTVFPEGTDVKVRRNGNILTGPGIGDDARGLAVILAIVRALNEARIETKGNMIFVADVGEEGLGNLNGVGHIVKEELKGKITHFIGLDASGYDIVNREIGSNRYRVTFRGPGGHSYFEFGRPSAIHALGRAIDKIAKLTVLKDPRTTYNVGKIEGGTTVNSIAQTASMEVDLRSISAGELEKLDANFKKAVQRSLEEENSSKTDAARLTVEIQMIGQRPVGLQAPDAPIVQAILAADKALGITPNLTASSTDSGMPMRFGIPAVTIGSGGKWQGMHSVGEIFDSTDSYLGTQRVLTAILAIIGMKK
- a CDS encoding type II toxin-antitoxin system RelE/ParE family toxin, which encodes MKVRFSTLAQQELDDAVLYLGLEFEGLGERFKSEVKAAVLRIARYPQAWSVERGEVRKCLLHKFPYKLLYSIESDHIFILAIAHQHRRPDYWIDRLA
- a CDS encoding M20/M25/M40 family metallo-hydrolase, encoding MRLKQLTALSLISLILASSIAAQEPVDAAMNAKIRDEGLNRSQVLKTFEHFTEVIGPRLTGSPAAKTAAAYSQSRLKEWGLSDPRLEPWEFGRGWTLEKQTVEMIEPRYMPLVGYAEAWSASTAGEIVATPVLVGNKTAADLEKMKGQLKGAIVLSQPLQDSFERIDRKQPTAFEEAVPIGQPRPPQGSSPFITPAAMNKALFETGAGVILRPNRGEHGTMFILGRDNAEAAMPSVILSAEHYNMIVRMLELGVKVKLRVNVQTKYHTEDKNGYNVLAELPGSDLKDETVMIGAHLDSWHSGTGAADNADGSAAALEAMRILKAIGAKPRRTIKVAIWSGEEQGLFGSQRWVTKNLAGDANKAAREKFDVYFNQDPGSGPIYGWYLENNSAVKPIFDAWLEPFRDLGARKNIIQPIGSTDHVSFNRAGVLGFNAVQNYDLYDTRVHHTNMDTFERVSENDLKQSAIVLASFAYHAAMRAERIPAGSVK
- a CDS encoding addiction module protein, which translates into the protein MSNIEILEQALKLRPDERYKVVEGLLNSLDVPDSDLDEIWADEAEHRLKAYREGRLGSVSMEEIFGSDV
- a CDS encoding DUF4232 domain-containing protein, whose amino-acid sequence is MNKMKLRAIPLAMFVFCMSIAINAQSPAPVVQNKCAKLKMAAGEEDADMGGKRYQKFIFTNMSDQPCTLRGFPTFVVLNKAGQALANGKAKYSNDYPNGLAESDRKPVAVTLEPGKTAWFQIYYNDGMALDHKGPYPKAYKFLITAPKGDKAFVTRTDIQPCCGITVGSIRGDEPE